A genomic window from Silene latifolia isolate original U9 population chromosome Y, ASM4854445v1, whole genome shotgun sequence includes:
- the LOC141630958 gene encoding uncharacterized protein LOC141630958: protein MIVAVFTGQLKGWWDNYLSEDERQAMYNTVKIENGVTLHQAVYTLVINIVDHFTGQYANKQESTRTLLHNQRCKSLTDFRWYKDTFLSRVMILPETNSSHWKAKFIDGLPHLFAERVRKTLRGNEASIYYEHYNYGQLIKICTQEGLNLCNEIKLNQQLKHQNLVEKHQLGEFCEQFDMDMPSSSKKKKKNNIDHNYHKYKKMKYSKKKLEDKSQRKFQRQQYKKNYRKKGYTPSKQIRCFKCNKKGHMTNDCWTQQQINNLEIDDDLKDKLSKLFLDDNELNRKTEGSSSSSSNDNIKIIDNDSDTSESSMSECTPCVMGKPCTSPI from the coding sequence ATGATAGTAGCAGTTTTTACTGGCCAACTAAAGGGTTGGTGGGATAATTACTTATCTGAAGATGAAAGACAGGCTATGTATAACACTGTTAAAATTGAAAATGGTGTTACTTTGCATCAGGCTGTTTATACTTTGGTCATAAATATTGTTGACCATTTTACCGGTCAATATGCTAATAAACAAGAATCAACTAGGACACTTTTACATAATCAAAGGTGTAAAAGTTTAACTGATTTTAGATGGTATAAAGACACATTCCTTAGTAGAGTTATGATACTACCAGAGACTAATAGCTCTCATTGGAAAGCCAAATTTATTGATGGTTTACCCCATTTGTTTGCTGAGAGAGTTAGGAAGACCCTTAGAGGTAATGAGGCTTCTATTTATTATGAACATTATAATTATGGACAACTAATAAAAATTTGTACTCAAGAAGGTTTAAACCTTTGTAATGAGATTAAGCTTAACCAACAACTAAAACACCAAAATCTAGTTGAGAAACACCAATTGGGTgaattttgtgaacaatttgATATGGATATGCCTTCTTCGtctaagaaaaagaagaaaaataatattGATCATAATTACCATAAATATAAAAAAATGAAGTATTCCAAGAAGAAATTAGAAGATAAATCTCAAAGGAAATTTCAGAGACAACAATATAAAAAGAATTATAGAAAAAAGGGTTATACTCCTTCCAAACAAATAAGATGTTTTAAGTGCAATAAAAAGGGTCACATGACAAATGATTGCTGGACTCAGCAGCAGATCAATAATTTGGAGATTGATGATGATCTTAAAGATAAATTGTCAAAATTATTTTTAGACGATAATGAACTTAATAGGAAAACTGAAGGCAGTTCAAGTAGTTCTAGTAATGATAATATCAAAATCATTGATAATGATTCCGATACTTCTGAATCATCCATGTCAGAATGTACACCTTGTGTTATGGGAAAACCTTGTACTAGTCCAATttag